The nucleotide window GGTCATGGCTCATCCCCATGGACAGCCAGGACAACTTGATTCTTCCCCCGGCGGATCGCAAGTCGGCCTCCAGGGAGTCCCTCAGGGCCGCAAGTTGCCGGAAATAGGGGCGGACCTCCTCGGGATCGTCGAAGTAGGGGGGCAGGGACATCAGGCCCCGCACCTCGATCCCCGGCAGCTCCGCCATCTGCTCGAGGAGGGAAGGGAGCTCCTCGGGCCGGGCGCCGTGCTTGCTCTCCTCGCCGCCGAGGTGCACGGCCACCAGGCAGGCGGCCACGACCCCCTCCCGCTCGGCGCGATCCGAGAGGGCCTCGGCCGCGGCGAGGCGGTCCAGGCCGTGGCAGAGGTGGGCCGGCCCGGCCAGGTAGCGGACCTTGTTGCGCTGGACCGGGCCGATGAAGTGCCAGCGCAGGTCGGGGAGGTCGGCCAGGGCGGCGGCCTTGTCGCGCAGCTCCTGGGCGTAGTTCTCGCCGAAGTCCCGGACCCCGGCCTCGTAGGCCGCGCGGATCGCCTCGGGGGGGTGGCGCTTGGAGACCGCCACCAGCCGCACCTCGGAGGGGTCCCGGCCGGCCCGCGCGCAGGCGGCGTCGATCCTCGCCTGGACGCCGGCGAGGCGCTCCGGGAAGCTCACGGCGCCGCCTCCCCGGCGTAGTCCGCGTCCCAGGGCAGGGGCAGGCCGGCGGCGGCGAGGAGCTCGGCGGTCTCGGGCAGGGGCAGCCCGATGACGTTGGAGTGCGAGCCCTCGATGCGCTCGATCATCCATCCGGCCAGGCCCTGGATGCCGTAGGCGCCCGCCTTGTCCAGGGGCTCGCCCGTGCCCACGTACCAGGCGATCTTGTCCGGATCGAGGCGGCGGAACTGCACCACCGTGGTCACGACCCGGTCCTCGATCTCGCCCCCGAAGGCCACCGCGAGGCCGGTGAGGACCCGGTGCCGCCGGCCCGAGAGCAGGCGCAGCATCCGGTGGGCGTCCTCCGCGTCCTCCGGCTTGCCGAGGATCTCTTCGTCGTGGCCGTCTCCGGCGTCCAGGACCACTGCCGTGTCGGCCGCCAGCACCACCGAGGCCGGCGCCCGGGCGGAGCCGGCGGCGGCCTTGGCCCGGGCCAGGCGGCGGACGTAGGCGGCGGGCGCCTCACCGGCGCGGGGCGACTCGTCCACCGCGACGCCGGCGGAGTCGAAGGGGACGCCGAGCGCTTCGAGGAAGGCCCGGCGGCGGGGGGAGGCGGTGGCGAGGAAGAGGGTGGGGCGCATCGTCCGGTCTTCTATCACGAGGCGCCA belongs to Deltaproteobacteria bacterium and includes:
- a CDS encoding YggS family pyridoxal phosphate-dependent enzyme, with product MSFPERLAGVQARIDAACARAGRDPSEVRLVAVSKRHPPEAIRAAYEAGVRDFGENYAQELRDKAAALADLPDLRWHFIGPVQRNKVRYLAGPAHLCHGLDRLAAAEALSDRAEREGVVAACLVAVHLGGEESKHGARPEELPSLLEQMAELPGIEVRGLMSLPPYFDDPEEVRPYFRQLAALRDSLEADLRSAGGRIKLSWLSMGMSHDLEVAIEEGATLVRVGTALFGQRPPKV
- a CDS encoding Maf family protein, whose product is MRPTLFLATASPRRRAFLEALGVPFDSAGVAVDESPRAGEAPAAYVRRLARAKAAAGSARAPASVVLAADTAVVLDAGDGHDEEILGKPEDAEDAHRMLRLLSGRRHRVLTGLAVAFGGEIEDRVVTTVVQFRRLDPDKIAWYVGTGEPLDKAGAYGIQGLAGWMIERIEGSHSNVIGLPLPETAELLAAAGLPLPWDADYAGEAAP